GAAAGAGAGATGAGCACTACAAATTCCACTTCCAAAAGATGGGCTGGATATTGAATTCCTGCTACTCCATTATAGGTTTACCTTGGGCATTGTAAACCAGCATCTTGGCTCAGCAAACTACTTACCCCTCAATGAAAAAATCCCACGAATTGGGggaggataaaaaaataaattaaaaaaaaagtcacaagcTCCATACAGCGTAGATTAGGATGACCCATGGATTAGAACCTTGCATGGACTCTTACCATGCCCCTACTTAGCCATCTGAAGACAATGGCTCAGCTTGCAAGGTGTTTTTTCACTTACATCACTTACACACTTTCAGTTGTGTCTGAAGGTCCTAAATGCCTatgggaaaaatatcttttgtcATCCCATGACCATGTTTCATCCAAAGAGACCTTGGCTTTAGGAAAGATATAAAACGCACTGAAGTTTGCTCCAGGTGCCAGGAAATGACGCCTGCTCTCCTGCAAATACCCTCACTACCTTCTTCTGCACCCACTGCAGACACAAGGCCATATGTCTaggagaataaaagagaaaggaagaagtacTTACCACCAGGACAGCACTCAACCGATCACTTTGGACCTGCTGCACTTGGATGCAGGGTCCTGGCACTTGTAACCTTGAGCCGCTGGGAATGTTCCCAGCATCACCATTTGGGCTGCTGCTGTTACTAGGCCCAAGACCTACAGATGCTCTGTACAAGTAGGTATGAGTCAGTTTACCCATACCAGTGATCTCCAGCACATCTGGTGGGAGGTGGGAGCTGGGAAGCATGTGCACGCTATAGCGATACTTTTCATACTCAtcagctgggcagcagcagctgcagcagcaagtcTGACAGCTGCACAGCCGCACGATggcaagaaagaggaggaaCGCCGCAAAGATGCAGGAGACGCAGGCAAGGGAAACGATCAAGTAGATATTTGTAGCATTCAGCAGTGGTGGTGGCTCCCCACTGTCATCAAAATCCGGCAGTGCCTGGGGCAGGGTGTCAGCCAGCAGGATGCCCACCGTCACAGTAGAGGAGAGCGGCGGATCCCCGTGGTCTCGCACCACCACGACCACCTTGTGCTTGAGGAAATCAGTGGAGCGCATGGAGCGCGTGGTGCGCAGCTCACCAGAATGCGATGACAAGCGGAACAGGGTGGAGTCAGAGGAGTGGGCGAGGTGATAGGACAGCCAGGCGTTCTGCGCATTGTCCTCATCATCCGCCACCACTTTGGTCACCAGGTAGTCCTCATCAGCCAGGCGGGGCACAACTTCCACGGCTATGGAGCCATTCTGGCTGATGGGGTACAAGATGGTTGGGGCATTGTCATTCTGGTCTGAGATGTAAACATTCACAGTTATGGCAGCACTCAAGGCTGGTGACCCATTGTCCTTGGCTTCCACTTGGAAATAGAAGCTTCTAAGCTGCTCAAAGTCAAAGGCACGTGTTGCATAGATGCTCCCATTGGCCAAGCTCACAGACAAAAAGCTGGCCAGGGCACTGCCTGCAACTGTAGAGTTCCTGAGTGTGTAAGAGATGCGTCCATTCTCCCCTATATCAGGGTCAGATGCTGAGATTTGGTAGAGAAAAGCACCAAGTGGATTGTTCTCCTCCACAAACACATCAAACGTGTCAGCACTGAAGACAGGGGGGTTATCGTTCACGTCAGAAATTTGCACCCAAAGGGCCTTCTGAGTGGTGATGGGTGGAGAGCCCAAGTCTGTGGCAGTAATGGTGATGTTGTACCCACTAATCAGCTCTCGGTCCAGAAGCCCACTGGTGACCAGGCTGTAGTAGTTTCCAAGTGAAGGCTTTAACTGGAAGGGAAGGTTATCAGGGATCTGGCAGGTTACTTTCCCATTCTCCCCAGGGTCCTTATCCATAATACTCAGCAGAGCTATCACTGTGCCAGGAACAGCATCCTCAGGAATGGGACTGGAAAGGGATGTAACTGTTATCTCTGGGCCATGATTGTTCACATCAGTGATTTCCACCAGCAGCTTAGCTGTACTGGACATGCCAAATGCCCCGTTATCCCTTGCCTCAATAAGCATCTCGAGGAGAGGTCTCTGAACAGCTAAAACGCCATTGACCGTCACCTCCCCAGTGAGTGGGTGAATTAAGAACATTCGCTGTAGATCAGCAGAAGTAGTATTGCTAAATGAATACCTGATCTCTCCGTTTGGACCTTCATCCAAGTCTGTGGCATGCACTTGCACTACCAAAGTGCCACTGGTGGAGTTTTCCAAGATACTTGCCCTGTAGACCGAATACTCAAATTCTGGTGCATTGTCATTGGTATCCAGCACAGTCACGATGACCAGGACATCACCAGACTTTGGAGGATCCCCACCATCTTTGGCTGTAAGGACAAGTTTGTGAGTGGCTTGCTGCTCCCTGTCTAAGGCTTTCTTTAGCACCAATTCAGGATATTTACTCCCGTCCCCTCGTGTCTGCATTTCCAAACTGAAATGTTCGTCAGGGCTCAGAGTATAATTCTGTACACTGTTGGTTCCTTCATCAAGATCTTGGGCGTTGGGGAGTGTAAACCGTGCCCCAGGTGACAGGAACTCAGGCACGTTTATATGATATTCACTTAAGGGAAAGCTGGGAGAGTTGTCATTTATGTCCAAGACTTTAAATTCCATCCTATAAAGCTCTAGAGGATTTTCTAACACGAGTTCATAATTCAGAAAACAGGCAGACTTTAATTCACAAAGCTGCTCTCTGTCTATGGGCTCCTCAACAGACACAGCCCCCGTGCttgcatttatattaaaatattgcttaCTTGAACCGGTGATCATGCGAAATTTCCGAGCTGAAAGTGTAGCTGCATCTATTCCTAAATCCTTCGCTATGTTCCCAACAGACGCTCCACGCTCCGCTTCCTCAGCGATCGAATACACCACTTGCCCGTCCACGGTGCAGCAAATAAGGCAGAAGACCATTAAATAGACCCGCATTCTTCCTCCCCTGGCTCAGCTCCCCGCAGACCGGCTCAGCACGACCATAATCCAGAATTTCAGCAAACCCCCCCCAAGAAGTTCCCCAGCGCAAAGCGAACGGGTACCGGGGCGCACCGGCGGCAGGGCGAGAAGTTCGCGGGAGGCGCCCCGGTTCCGCGGtggctcccccccgccccgcgctgccGGCTGCCCTGCGGGGAGAGGCGGCAGCTCCGTTCCGCTCCcctgcgcccgccgccgccgctcgctGTGACCGGTGCGGCGGGACCCCGCGCGGCTCTTACacgcgcggcggcggcagcgccaCCCAGGGGCCCCGGTGACACCTGCGCCACCGGGGGAGGGGGCtgcgctccccgccgccggccgcttcttcccgcccccccgccccggtttttccccttttaacgCCCCGCCGGAGATCCGCGGTGAGGGGCGGGGGTACGGGTCCCCGTGTCCGAGGCGTGGATGTTCCGTGAAGCAGAGATGCAGAGCGGAccccccgcccgccctcccTCCGCTCCTTGCGGGAGGGGCAGCGAGAGGCCGCGCTGTCGGAGCACCGCGGTGGAAGAGGAACGCGGATGAGAAGTGACAGGCATCGGCTAAACCCGGGTCAGCACAGTCCAGGCAGGCTCCGGCTGAGCACAACACTTCCCTGAGGGGTTTTAAGAGCACGATGAAAAGAGGCAGTCGACTCTGTCCCTGTTAAACtttaaagaaggggaaaaaaaaaggaaagagaaaaaaaaaaaaagaaaaagcctcttTCCTGCTTCGTCTTCTAGGCACAATAAATTAACACGGATTATCGGAGAGAAGGATCTCTCCTCTGACAGTCCCCAGTCGGATCACCCGCAGCCCCATCCGAGCTCCCATCCAGCCGCCGAAGCAGGATGGGGATGGCTCGGGTGGGCGGGGGAGAACGGGAGGCTGCAGCAGCGGAATTACTTGTAGAGAAGTAAATACCGGCTCCAGAGAGGACCTGCATTTAGGACATGCCCAGGAACTGTGGGGAGAGACGAGCTGATACCACGCAGAGACAGCAGATGATGAGGGAAAAATGATTAAATCAAAGCTCTCTGCTCCCCGACTTTCTACCCCCAAGGGCATAGATAGCAACCACCCTCTAAGCAGGTGGGAGAGGgcagaaagcatttcaaaatacactCCTGGAAAACCTTCCTGGAATgaccttcagcagcagcttacACAGATGGGCCTCCAGCCCTGACAACCCCTCCGGTTTCCAGCTTCCTTCTGTGAGAGCTTATTATCATGAGATCCTCATCCATCAAACCAAGAGGCTATAAACGTGCGACAAGGACAGATCTTAACCCTTTTTGCGTTCATTGTGTTTCTTTATGCAGCTGAGAATTTCCgggcaaatgaaaaataatatttcaattaCACACAGTACCAGAGCCTTTCAAAATAGGGAGAAGATCGGGAGCACAGCCAAAAGCtgtacattaaagaaaaaaaatcgaTACATCTGTTTGCAACCTCACAACTCAGCAAAACTTCCCAGTGAGGTTCCTATCCTGCCCGCACCGGGACAAACCTCGGTCAGCCCAAGCACAATCATCTGCGGATATTAGGATTTTTTAACTCCAGGCGCCTCTGGCAGCACCTGAATGTGGCATTTTACTTCTACCGCGTTGACGCTACAGCACCCGTTAGAgcctgggggggtggggggaggtgaGTGtaagagctgcagagctggtgtgCGCCCACCTTAATTCACAGACTATGTAAATTTAGCCAATGGACTATTGCACAGAGTAtacaacataaatatttatggcACGCTATTtatcttggctttttttttttttcttgataacTGCAGAAATCCCCAGTTCCCACTTAGTCACCACAAACCGTCATCTAGGATACCCCTCTCCACCCCAAATTTGCCCCAGTCTCTTTTTCGGCCAAGATATGACGTCATCTACAAAATATGACAAAGTTGGTGGGTTTACTGCTCTGTAGTGATGCAGAGTCATTATAAACACCCTGACCCGATGCAGTAACACTTATTAAAGTCACAGGAAAGGCTGATAAACTGCCCTTAACACTGGCCAGCAGCAAAGACAAACCCACCCGCCTGGGAAGGCTGGGGCAGACGGGCGTTGGTGTCCCAGCTGCACACACAGGGAAAACAGACTCTACTCACCCGCCTGTGACTGGCTTTCAATGAAGAAACCCCAGAATTTTGGGCCCAATATAACAGATAAACCCACTCAAAGGCagaatttctttaaatcttAATATCAGAATAACAAGCTGTGGTTATGGGTACCGGTACCTGAAATACCAGCAGCGCGAACAGAAACCGATTAACGAACAATGGCCAAAATCAGTCAAATTAATTGTACATTTGCCTCTTTCCCAGATGTACTCACCTTGTGAGAAGTACCTGGCAGCCTACACAGACTTTGTATTTAATTCACTCATTTACCACCCGAAATAACTTCTTCAGCTTTCTGCTACATCTCTGTAATTTTGTAGCGTTGCCTAATGCTTGTCTACAGGGCTCTAAGGGAACCTGCCTtcaattctctttctttttgacattttttaaacCTTACAGCTCTGCTTTAGTATTTTGGCATCCTTTGTCCTACTGTCTTTTTCCACACTCTGGACAGTGATGTCCGCAGCAGTCAGGCAGCTTCACTCACCAGAACACATGTGTTGCCAGCCCCAACTCAACACCCAGCCTTCCCAGTCCAGCCTGGATGAGCACCCGACCCACACACCGCTCAGGCAGACAGCTCTGGCTCACAAACAAAATCCACTGCTTAGTAATAGTAAATATCCAGGACCAGTTACACGTTGTGCCGTGGGGGCAAAATCCAGCCTTGCCCTTTGTGCGAAGCTACTGCTCTGCTCGGCAGAGTCCCACGCCCGTTTGTGCTCAGCCTCCCACATCCAGGTGCCCCGGGGGTCCCAAGGGTGCCTTTACACTCAGTTTCTCCCCTCTCACTCTTGTTTGGTCGCCCTTGCACCTAACTCCTCTTTTCAGGATCTCAGAGGTCTCCTCTCCATCTCAAGTCGTTTACCCTAATTACGTTATTTGCACCTCAGTCGGATTAAACACCTTTAATGTAGACACTTCTTGGTACCACAGCAGATAATAGAACCACCGTTTTAAACCCTCGTCTTTGATCTGACGCCTGCCTTCAATCTGCCATCTCCGAACCGTTCCCTAATTCCCTTCCCTCGGCTTGATCCATTATTAAAGCCGGTTTGACCCGACTCGCCAAGGAATTCGACTTTTGGCCATCCCGAGGGCATGGTCCTGGACCTCCGCGGTCTCACCCACGGCTACACAAACCCCTCTCATCATCTCCCACTCCCCGACGTGCTCACAGAGCGCTTCCTCCACAGCCCGACAGCACAGTGCTGCATTTACACCGCCTCAGAGCCCCGAGCATCCCTTAACATACTCTTTCTCCCACCCTGTCGTATATTTTCAGTCAATCATCCCCTTTTTTCCGGCAATAAGACGTCAGTAGTCCAGCCCTGCACGTTGTGCTCGGAACAATGGGAGCGGCCAGAAGAAACAGTTAAGagagcaaagacagaaaaaaaaaagccgaaTAGTAAAACCGGGTTACCTCGGGGCTGTGGAGCACATGGCTGCACCACACGAAGGGCCACTCGTGTTTGAACATCATAATTACATCAGCGATGATTTTAAGACGCCGTTACCGCGGGGCGATGCACCAGAAGCGGTGCCTTCGGCGGAGGTTTGCAGGACAGGTCCCACTTGGTACTGAGGCTTGGGAAAATCCCCGCGGTGCCCACCAGAACCGAGGGGC
This window of the Nyctibius grandis isolate bNycGra1 chromosome 22, bNycGra1.pri, whole genome shotgun sequence genome carries:
- the PCDHAC1 gene encoding protocadherin alpha-C1, yielding MRVYLMVFCLICCTVDGQVVYSIAEEAERGASVGNIAKDLGIDAATLSARKFRMITGSSKQYFNINASTGAVSVEEPIDREQLCELKSACFLNYELVLENPLELYRMEFKVLDINDNSPSFPLSEYHINVPEFLSPGARFTLPNAQDLDEGTNSVQNYTLSPDEHFSLEMQTRGDGSKYPELVLKKALDREQQATHKLVLTAKDGGDPPKSGDVLVIVTVLDTNDNAPEFEYSVYRASILENSTSGTLVVQVHATDLDEGPNGEIRYSFSNTTSADLQRMFLIHPLTGEVTVNGVLAVQRPLLEMLIEARDNGAFGMSSTAKLLVEITDVNNHGPEITVTSLSSPIPEDAVPGTVIALLSIMDKDPGENGKVTCQIPDNLPFQLKPSLGNYYSLVTSGLLDRELISGYNITITATDLGSPPITTQKALWVQISDVNDNPPVFSADTFDVFVEENNPLGAFLYQISASDPDIGENGRISYTLRNSTVAGSALASFLSVSLANGSIYATRAFDFEQLRSFYFQVEAKDNGSPALSAAITVNVYISDQNDNAPTILYPISQNGSIAVEVVPRLADEDYLVTKVVADDEDNAQNAWLSYHLAHSSDSTLFRLSSHSGELRTTRSMRSTDFLKHKVVVVVRDHGDPPLSSTVTVGILLADTLPQALPDFDDSGEPPPLLNATNIYLIVSLACVSCIFAAFLLFLAIVRLCSCQTCCCSCCCPADEYEKYRYSVHMLPSSHLPPDVLEITGMGKLTHTYLYRASVGLGPSNSSSPNGDAGNIPSGSRLQVPGPCIQVQQVQSDRLSAVLVVLNRRQLRLKRPPPPPSAQQLEQEKADPASPGPSSFLLLLFFLLLLLPGAAAVSGSR